One stretch of Prinia subflava isolate CZ2003 ecotype Zambia chromosome 19, Cam_Psub_1.2, whole genome shotgun sequence DNA includes these proteins:
- the SLC5A1 gene encoding sodium/glucose cotransporter 1 isoform X2 → MYSTNRGTVGGFFLAGRSMVWWPIGASLFASNIGSGHFVGIAGTAAAGGIAIGGFEWNALIFVVILGWIFVPIYIKAGVVTMPEYLRKRFGGKRIQIYLSVLSLIIYVFTKISADIFSGAIFIQLAIGLNLYVAIIILLSITALYTITGGLAAVIYTDTLQTFIMVVGSFILMGFAFAEVGGYEAFMQKYMEAIPSNVSYGSTVVDPECYTPRQDAFHIFRDPINGDMPWPGVVFGLSILAMWYWCTDQVIVQRCLSGKNMSHVKAGCIMCGYLKLLPMFIIVMPGMISRILYPDVVACVVPEICQRYCGTAVGCTNIAYPKLVVELMPNGLRGLMLSVMLASLMSSLTSIFNSASTLFTMDIYTKIRSRPSEKELMLAGRAFMLLLIGISIAWVPVVQSAQSGQLFDYIQSITSFLGPPIAAVFLLGIFCKRVNEQGAFWGLIIGLLAGLGRMIPEFAYGSGSCGAPSNCPFIICGIHYLYFALILFAVSAIVILAVSFMTKPIPDVHLYRLCWSLRNSKEERIDLDAEEEQDRADEKDDESVNEENQEEPGCCRKAYNWFCGLDQQKGPKLSKEEEEALKRKLTDTSEVPLWRNIVNVNGIILLTVAVFCHAYFA, encoded by the exons attGGTGCTTCTCTGTTTGCCAGCAACATTGGCAGTGGGCACTTTGTGGGAatagcaggaacagcagcagctggaggaattGCCATCGGGGGATTTGAGTGGAAT GCTCTGATATTCGTGGTGATTCTAGGATGGATCTTTGTACCCATCTACATCAAAGCTGGG GTGGTGACAATGCCAGAGTACCTGAGGAAGCGTTTTGGTGGGAAGCGGATCCAGATCTACCTGTCCGTCCTTTCCCTGATCATCTATGTTTTCACAAAGATCTCA gcTGACATATTCTCTGGAGCTATATTTATCCAGCTGGCCATAGGGCTGAATCTTTATGTGGCCATAATTATCCTGCTTTCTATTACTGCTCTTTACACCATCACAG GTGGCCTTGCAGCTGTGATTTACACAGACACCTTACAAACGTTCATCATGGTGGTGGGATCCTTTATTCTCATGGGATTTG ccTTTGCTGAAGTGGGGGGCTATGAGGCTTTCATGCAGAAGTACATGGAGGCCATCCCATCCAACGTCTCCTACGGGAGCACCGTGGTGGATCCCGAGTGCTACACCCCTCGCCAGGACGCCTTCCACATCTTCCGGGACCCCATCAACGGGGACATGCCCTGGCCAGGGGTGGTCTTTGGCCTCAGCATCCTGGCCATGTGGTACTGGTGCACAGATCAG GTTATTGTCCAAAGATGTCTCTCTGGCAAGAACATGTCCCATGTGAAGGCTGGCTGTATCATGTGTGGCTACCTCAAACTCCTGCCCATGTTTATCATAGTGATGCCTGGAATGATCAGCCGGATTTTGTACCCAG ATGTGGTGGCTTGTGTTGTGCCTGAAATCTGTCAGCGCTACTGTGGCACCGCGGTGGGCTGCACAAACATTGCTTATCCAAAACTGGTAGTGGAGCTTATGCCAAATG GTCTGCGGGGTCTGATGCTGTCAGTGATGCTGGCCTCCCTCATGAGCTCCCTGACATCCATTTTTAACAGTGCCAGTACTTTGTTCACCATGGACATTTACACCAAAATTCGCAGCCGGCCGTCTGAGAAGGAGCTGATGCTGGCGGGCAG GGCATTTATGTTACTCTTAATTGGCATCAGCATTGCCTGGGTTCCTGTGGTGCAGTCAGCTCAGAGTGGGCAGCTCTTTGATTATATTCAGTCTATTACCAGTTTCCTGGGACCTCCcattgctgctgttttcctgcttgGTATCTTCTGCAAGCGTGTCAATGAGCAG GGTGCCTTCTGGGGCCTGATCATTGGGCTGCTGGCTGGACTCGGCAGGATGATCCCTGAGTTTGCCTATGGAAGTGGCAGCTGCGGGGCCCCTTCCAACTGCCCCTTCATCATCTGTGGCATTCACTACCTTTACTTTGCACTGATCCTCTTTGCGGTTTCTGCCATCGTCATCCTGGCAGTCTCCTTCATGACCAAGCCCATTCCTGATGTACAT CTTTACCGCTTGTGCTGGTCCTTGCGGAACAGCAAAGAGGAACGGATTGATCTTGATGCAGAAGaggagcaggacagagctgaTGAAAAAGATGATGAATCAG TTAATGAGGAAAACCAGGAGGAGCCGGGGTGCTGCAGGAAAGCTTACAACTGGTTCTGTGGCCTGGACCAACAGAAGGGCCCCAAACTGagcaaggaggaagaggaggcccTGAAGAGGAAGCTGACGGACACCAGTGAAGTGCCACTGTGGAGAAACATTGTGAATGTCAATGGCATCATCCTCTTGACTGTGGCCGTGTTCTGCCATGCCTACTTTGCATAA
- the SLC5A1 gene encoding sodium/glucose cotransporter 1 isoform X1 — translation MESDIRINNAADISVIVLYFLIVLAVGLWAMYSTNRGTVGGFFLAGRSMVWWPIGASLFASNIGSGHFVGIAGTAAAGGIAIGGFEWNALIFVVILGWIFVPIYIKAGVVTMPEYLRKRFGGKRIQIYLSVLSLIIYVFTKISADIFSGAIFIQLAIGLNLYVAIIILLSITALYTITGGLAAVIYTDTLQTFIMVVGSFILMGFAFAEVGGYEAFMQKYMEAIPSNVSYGSTVVDPECYTPRQDAFHIFRDPINGDMPWPGVVFGLSILAMWYWCTDQVIVQRCLSGKNMSHVKAGCIMCGYLKLLPMFIIVMPGMISRILYPDVVACVVPEICQRYCGTAVGCTNIAYPKLVVELMPNGLRGLMLSVMLASLMSSLTSIFNSASTLFTMDIYTKIRSRPSEKELMLAGRAFMLLLIGISIAWVPVVQSAQSGQLFDYIQSITSFLGPPIAAVFLLGIFCKRVNEQGAFWGLIIGLLAGLGRMIPEFAYGSGSCGAPSNCPFIICGIHYLYFALILFAVSAIVILAVSFMTKPIPDVHLYRLCWSLRNSKEERIDLDAEEEQDRADEKDDESVNEENQEEPGCCRKAYNWFCGLDQQKGPKLSKEEEEALKRKLTDTSEVPLWRNIVNVNGIILLTVAVFCHAYFA, via the exons attGGTGCTTCTCTGTTTGCCAGCAACATTGGCAGTGGGCACTTTGTGGGAatagcaggaacagcagcagctggaggaattGCCATCGGGGGATTTGAGTGGAAT GCTCTGATATTCGTGGTGATTCTAGGATGGATCTTTGTACCCATCTACATCAAAGCTGGG GTGGTGACAATGCCAGAGTACCTGAGGAAGCGTTTTGGTGGGAAGCGGATCCAGATCTACCTGTCCGTCCTTTCCCTGATCATCTATGTTTTCACAAAGATCTCA gcTGACATATTCTCTGGAGCTATATTTATCCAGCTGGCCATAGGGCTGAATCTTTATGTGGCCATAATTATCCTGCTTTCTATTACTGCTCTTTACACCATCACAG GTGGCCTTGCAGCTGTGATTTACACAGACACCTTACAAACGTTCATCATGGTGGTGGGATCCTTTATTCTCATGGGATTTG ccTTTGCTGAAGTGGGGGGCTATGAGGCTTTCATGCAGAAGTACATGGAGGCCATCCCATCCAACGTCTCCTACGGGAGCACCGTGGTGGATCCCGAGTGCTACACCCCTCGCCAGGACGCCTTCCACATCTTCCGGGACCCCATCAACGGGGACATGCCCTGGCCAGGGGTGGTCTTTGGCCTCAGCATCCTGGCCATGTGGTACTGGTGCACAGATCAG GTTATTGTCCAAAGATGTCTCTCTGGCAAGAACATGTCCCATGTGAAGGCTGGCTGTATCATGTGTGGCTACCTCAAACTCCTGCCCATGTTTATCATAGTGATGCCTGGAATGATCAGCCGGATTTTGTACCCAG ATGTGGTGGCTTGTGTTGTGCCTGAAATCTGTCAGCGCTACTGTGGCACCGCGGTGGGCTGCACAAACATTGCTTATCCAAAACTGGTAGTGGAGCTTATGCCAAATG GTCTGCGGGGTCTGATGCTGTCAGTGATGCTGGCCTCCCTCATGAGCTCCCTGACATCCATTTTTAACAGTGCCAGTACTTTGTTCACCATGGACATTTACACCAAAATTCGCAGCCGGCCGTCTGAGAAGGAGCTGATGCTGGCGGGCAG GGCATTTATGTTACTCTTAATTGGCATCAGCATTGCCTGGGTTCCTGTGGTGCAGTCAGCTCAGAGTGGGCAGCTCTTTGATTATATTCAGTCTATTACCAGTTTCCTGGGACCTCCcattgctgctgttttcctgcttgGTATCTTCTGCAAGCGTGTCAATGAGCAG GGTGCCTTCTGGGGCCTGATCATTGGGCTGCTGGCTGGACTCGGCAGGATGATCCCTGAGTTTGCCTATGGAAGTGGCAGCTGCGGGGCCCCTTCCAACTGCCCCTTCATCATCTGTGGCATTCACTACCTTTACTTTGCACTGATCCTCTTTGCGGTTTCTGCCATCGTCATCCTGGCAGTCTCCTTCATGACCAAGCCCATTCCTGATGTACAT CTTTACCGCTTGTGCTGGTCCTTGCGGAACAGCAAAGAGGAACGGATTGATCTTGATGCAGAAGaggagcaggacagagctgaTGAAAAAGATGATGAATCAG TTAATGAGGAAAACCAGGAGGAGCCGGGGTGCTGCAGGAAAGCTTACAACTGGTTCTGTGGCCTGGACCAACAGAAGGGCCCCAAACTGagcaaggaggaagaggaggcccTGAAGAGGAAGCTGACGGACACCAGTGAAGTGCCACTGTGGAGAAACATTGTGAATGTCAATGGCATCATCCTCTTGACTGTGGCCGTGTTCTGCCATGCCTACTTTGCATAA